One part of the Sorangiineae bacterium MSr11954 genome encodes these proteins:
- the treS gene encoding maltose alpha-D-glucosyltransferase — protein sequence MSAKSKARNGSDRPQAVDPQWYKDAVIYEVRTRSFYDSNGDGIGDLAGLTEKLDYLQDLGVTALWLLPICASPGRDDGYDISDYFEVHPDVGTIADFQHFVEEAHKRGLHIITELVLNHTSDQHAWFQRARKAAPGSVERDFYVWSETPQRYQEARIIFKDFEPSNWTWDPVAKAYYWHRFFAHQPDLNFENPAVQEALFQVVDFWLGMGVDGVRLDAVPYLYEAEGTNCENLPQTHAFLKKLRRHIDSKFEARMLLAEANQWPEDAAAYFGDGDECHMNFHFPIMPRMFMSIHMEDRFPIIDILAQTPQLHASCQWAMFLRNHDELTLEMVTDEERDYMYRAYAHDSAMRINLGIRRRLAPLVGNDRRKMELLNGLLFSLPGTPVLYYGDEMGMGDNVYLGDRNGVRTPMQWSMDRNAGFSRANPQKLILPIIIDPEYHYESLNVEAQQNNPNSLLWWTKRLIALRKRFFAFGRGTIDFLSPENPRVLAFFREYGEETILVVANLSRFVQYVELDLSRYRGAVPVELFGRTKFPAVGDNPYMLTLGGYDFYWFSLERTKTDVHEVRMSLYEIPQLESLTLEEMFEREPDALEEVLLGFLETRPWYGGRGRIISSCQLTERLVLQGGVGIVFLRIEYAEGDPETYVLPIATWADALSNTADARVPHHAVIANMRLSSSEGVRTLLVDALEAPQPARALVEAIAKGERKKGRLGEITASFTEPGIDVGEPRAVTLESLNATLKFADRFVLKFSRRLEEGVSPEIEVGRFIGARASELVPRVAGDLEYRAGRAERTTLAVVQHFVQHEGTMWTHAREELRRYYERALTKGRELAPPAAPTRPLLQMAFESPPLEVGDLIGAYKDVGALLGQRTAELHLTLASAPDDPAFAPEPFSSFDRRSVYQSLRNLTGTVLRTMRAEISQLTMSQAETARTILAHESDILKRFEPLLSRKLTSLRLRCHGDYHLEQVLNTGRDVVILDFEGERSRALAERRRKRTPLRDVASMVHSFHHAAFTTLFDVTMVREADRALVFPWAIQWYTWISATFMRAYLEHTAAASFLHADIEEVALLLDVFMLSKALHEFEAELKRPEKRVDIVLHEIAQLLSVQAP from the coding sequence ATGAGCGCGAAGAGCAAGGCGAGAAACGGTTCGGACCGACCGCAAGCCGTCGATCCCCAATGGTACAAAGACGCGGTCATCTATGAAGTACGCACGCGTTCGTTTTACGATAGCAACGGCGACGGCATTGGTGACCTCGCCGGCCTGACGGAGAAGCTCGATTACTTGCAGGACCTCGGGGTCACCGCCCTCTGGCTCCTCCCTATTTGCGCCTCCCCCGGGCGCGACGATGGATACGATATCTCCGACTACTTCGAGGTGCACCCCGACGTGGGCACCATCGCCGACTTCCAGCACTTCGTGGAGGAGGCGCACAAGCGCGGTCTGCACATCATCACCGAGCTGGTTCTCAACCACACCTCGGACCAGCACGCGTGGTTCCAGCGCGCGCGAAAAGCGGCGCCCGGCTCGGTCGAGCGCGACTTTTACGTGTGGAGCGAGACGCCCCAGCGCTACCAGGAAGCGCGCATCATCTTCAAAGACTTCGAGCCCTCCAACTGGACGTGGGATCCGGTCGCCAAGGCGTATTACTGGCACCGCTTCTTTGCCCATCAGCCCGATCTCAATTTCGAGAACCCGGCGGTGCAGGAGGCGCTGTTTCAGGTGGTCGACTTCTGGCTCGGCATGGGGGTCGACGGCGTGCGGCTCGACGCGGTGCCGTACTTGTACGAGGCGGAGGGCACCAACTGTGAGAACCTCCCGCAGACGCACGCCTTTCTGAAGAAGCTCCGGCGCCACATCGATTCGAAGTTCGAGGCGCGCATGCTCCTGGCCGAGGCCAACCAGTGGCCCGAGGACGCCGCGGCCTACTTCGGCGATGGCGACGAGTGCCACATGAACTTCCACTTTCCGATCATGCCTCGGATGTTCATGTCGATTCACATGGAGGATCGGTTCCCGATCATCGACATCCTGGCGCAGACGCCGCAGCTCCACGCGAGCTGTCAGTGGGCCATGTTCTTGCGCAACCACGACGAGCTGACCCTCGAAATGGTCACCGACGAGGAGCGCGATTACATGTATCGCGCCTACGCGCACGACAGCGCCATGCGCATCAACCTCGGCATCCGCCGCCGCCTGGCGCCGCTGGTCGGGAACGACAGGCGCAAGATGGAGCTGCTCAACGGCCTGCTCTTCTCGCTGCCGGGCACGCCCGTCCTCTATTACGGCGACGAAATGGGGATGGGGGACAACGTCTATTTGGGCGATCGCAACGGCGTGCGCACGCCCATGCAGTGGAGCATGGATCGCAACGCGGGCTTCTCGCGGGCCAACCCGCAAAAGCTCATTTTGCCGATCATCATCGATCCCGAGTACCACTACGAGTCGCTGAACGTCGAGGCGCAGCAGAACAACCCCAACTCGCTCCTGTGGTGGACCAAGCGGCTCATCGCGCTGCGAAAGCGCTTCTTCGCGTTCGGGCGCGGCACCATCGACTTTTTGAGCCCCGAGAACCCGCGCGTCCTCGCCTTCTTCCGCGAGTACGGCGAGGAGACCATCCTGGTGGTGGCCAACTTGTCGCGCTTCGTGCAGTACGTGGAGCTCGATCTCTCCCGCTACCGCGGCGCGGTGCCGGTGGAGCTCTTCGGCCGCACCAAGTTCCCCGCCGTGGGCGACAACCCGTACATGCTCACCTTGGGCGGCTACGATTTTTATTGGTTCTCGCTCGAGCGGACCAAGACCGACGTGCACGAGGTGCGCATGTCGCTCTACGAGATCCCGCAGCTCGAGAGCCTCACCCTGGAGGAGATGTTCGAGCGCGAGCCCGACGCCCTGGAGGAGGTGCTGCTCGGCTTCCTCGAGACGCGCCCGTGGTATGGCGGGCGGGGGCGGATCATCTCGTCGTGCCAGCTCACCGAGCGGCTCGTTCTGCAGGGCGGGGTCGGCATCGTGTTCTTGCGCATCGAGTACGCGGAGGGCGATCCCGAGACCTACGTGCTGCCCATCGCCACGTGGGCCGACGCGCTCTCGAACACCGCCGATGCGCGCGTGCCGCATCACGCGGTCATCGCCAACATGCGCCTCTCGTCGTCCGAGGGCGTGCGCACCTTGCTGGTGGACGCGCTCGAGGCGCCGCAGCCGGCGCGCGCCCTGGTGGAGGCCATCGCCAAGGGCGAACGAAAGAAGGGGCGCCTGGGGGAGATCACCGCGTCGTTCACCGAGCCGGGCATCGACGTGGGCGAGCCGCGGGCGGTCACCTTGGAGAGCTTGAACGCGACGTTGAAGTTCGCCGATCGGTTCGTGCTCAAGTTCTCCCGGCGCCTGGAGGAAGGCGTGAGCCCCGAGATCGAGGTGGGGCGCTTCATCGGCGCGCGCGCGAGCGAGTTGGTGCCGCGGGTGGCGGGGGATCTCGAGTACCGCGCGGGCCGCGCCGAGCGAACCACCTTGGCCGTGGTGCAGCACTTCGTGCAGCACGAAGGGACGATGTGGACGCACGCGCGCGAGGAGCTACGCCGCTACTACGAGCGCGCGCTCACCAAGGGACGCGAGCTCGCGCCGCCGGCCGCGCCGACGAGGCCGCTGCTCCAGATGGCGTTCGAGAGCCCGCCGTTGGAGGTAGGAGATCTCATTGGAGCGTACAAGGATGTAGGTGCACTTCTAGGGCAACGTACGGCGGAGTTGCACCTCACGCTGGCGTCGGCGCCGGATGATCCGGCGTTCGCCCCGGAGCCGTTTTCATCCTTTGATCGTCGCTCGGTTTATCAAAGTTTGCGCAACCTCACGGGGACGGTCCTGCGTACGATGCGCGCAGAAATTTCCCAACTGACCATGTCGCAGGCGGAGACGGCGCGGACGATCCTGGCGCACGAATCGGACATTTTGAAGCGCTTCGAACCGCTTCTGTCGCGCAAGCTCACCAGCCTGCGACTGCGCTGCCACGGCGATTACCACCTCGAGCAAGTGCTCAATACGGGCCGGGACGTGGTGATTCTCGACTTCGAGGGCGAGCGCTCGCGCGCGCTCGCCGAGCGGCGCCGCAAGCGAACCCCTTTGCGGGACGTGGCGAGCATGGTGCACTCCTTCCACCACGCGGCGTTCACCACGTTGTTCGACGTGACGATGGTGCGCGAGGCCGATCGCGCGCTGGTCTTTCCGTGGGCCATTCAGTGGTACACGTGGATTTCGGCGACGTTCATGCGCGCGTACCTCGAACACACGGCGGCCGCTTCGTTCCTGCACGCCGATATCGAGGAGGTGGCGCTCCTGCTGGATGTTTTCATGCTCAGTAAAGCGCTGCACGAGTTCGAGGCGGAACTGAAGAGGCCCGAAAAACGGGTCGACATCGTGCTCCACGAGATCGCGCAGCTGCTCTCCGTTCAAGCCCCCTGA
- the malQ gene encoding 4-alpha-glucanotransferase: protein MTPLHAGPPGTNLDETRHVPKLSERTSGVLLHPTSLPGPYGSGDLGAAARHFIDFLVAARQRWWQMLPIGPVGYGNSPYSALSAFAGNPFLICLDRLAEEGLIERSSLRDDRPDPSGPATNFPHDRVDYARSAQYRMAHLRAAFAAFSASTRGGGEARDAFEAFCEEERHWLDDFALYAAIKSAHRETSWAVWPAVARLREPVALEALRAELRDEIELHRFLQYRFNRDWRRLRAYAHERGVGLIGDLPIFVSHDSADVWQKRHLFALDENGMPTVVSGVPPDYFSATGQRWGNPLYRWRSRRRDVYDWWTARFKTTLARFDAVRLDHFIGFQRYWEIPATEPTAVRGRWMKGPGAPFFTHVKKKLGELGALPLIAEDLGCATPKVRALRDSFGLPGSRVLQFAFGIDPQASTFLPHVYPRRAVVYTGTHDNDTTVGWFNEAGGGESTRPPEQVEKERRAALGYLGAADGTNIHWDMIRMVQLSVANTAIVPMQDLLGLGSESRMNRPGQATGNWEWRFQKSDLTHELADRLGSLTRTYGRS, encoded by the coding sequence TTGACCCCGCTCCACGCGGGCCCCCCAGGAACGAACTTGGACGAGACCCGACACGTCCCAAAGCTTAGCGAACGCACGAGCGGCGTCCTTCTGCACCCGACGAGCCTCCCGGGTCCTTATGGATCGGGAGACCTCGGTGCCGCGGCGCGCCACTTCATCGACTTTCTGGTCGCCGCCCGACAGCGCTGGTGGCAGATGCTGCCGATCGGACCCGTCGGGTACGGCAACTCGCCCTACAGCGCGCTATCGGCCTTCGCCGGCAACCCCTTTCTCATCTGCCTCGATCGCTTGGCGGAGGAAGGCCTGATCGAGCGCAGCTCCTTGCGGGATGACCGCCCCGACCCCAGCGGCCCGGCCACCAACTTTCCGCACGATCGCGTGGACTATGCGCGCTCGGCGCAGTACCGCATGGCCCATCTGCGCGCGGCGTTCGCCGCATTCTCGGCCTCCACGCGCGGCGGCGGTGAAGCGCGCGACGCCTTCGAGGCATTTTGCGAAGAAGAGCGGCACTGGCTCGACGACTTCGCCTTGTACGCGGCCATCAAGAGCGCCCACCGCGAGACGTCGTGGGCGGTGTGGCCGGCGGTGGCGCGTTTGCGCGAGCCGGTGGCGCTCGAGGCGCTGCGCGCGGAGCTCCGCGACGAGATCGAGCTGCACCGATTTTTGCAGTATCGATTCAACCGCGATTGGCGACGGTTGCGTGCGTATGCGCACGAGCGCGGCGTGGGGCTGATTGGCGACTTGCCCATTTTCGTGTCGCACGACAGCGCCGATGTTTGGCAAAAGCGCCACCTCTTCGCGCTCGACGAAAATGGCATGCCTACGGTCGTCTCCGGTGTGCCGCCGGATTATTTCAGCGCGACGGGCCAGCGTTGGGGCAATCCCCTCTACCGATGGCGCTCGCGCCGGCGCGATGTGTACGACTGGTGGACGGCGCGCTTCAAAACCACCTTGGCGCGCTTCGATGCCGTGCGGCTCGATCACTTCATCGGCTTTCAACGATATTGGGAAATCCCCGCCACCGAGCCGACCGCCGTACGCGGCCGCTGGATGAAGGGGCCTGGCGCGCCGTTCTTCACGCACGTGAAGAAAAAGTTGGGAGAGCTCGGCGCGCTGCCGCTCATCGCCGAGGATCTGGGCTGTGCCACCCCGAAGGTGCGCGCGCTCCGCGACAGCTTCGGGCTGCCGGGCAGCCGCGTTCTTCAATTCGCGTTCGGCATCGATCCCCAGGCCTCCACCTTCTTGCCGCACGTCTATCCGCGCCGCGCGGTGGTCTACACGGGCACCCACGACAACGACACCACCGTCGGCTGGTTCAACGAGGCCGGCGGCGGCGAGAGCACGCGCCCCCCGGAGCAGGTCGAGAAGGAGCGCCGCGCCGCGCTTGGCTATCTCGGCGCCGCCGATGGCACGAACATCCATTGGGACATGATCCGAATGGTTCAATTGTCCGTGGCCAACACGGCCATCGTCCCCATGCAGGATCTGCTCGGCTTGGGCTCCGAGTCGCGCATGAATCGGCCGGGGCAGGCGACGGGCAATTGGGAATGGCGCTTTCAAAAATCCGACCTCACCCACGAGCTCGCCGACCGATTGGGCTCGTTGACGCGTACCTACGGGCGCAGTTGA